In Clostridium ljungdahlii DSM 13528, the genomic window TGCTGCTAAGAATATGTTATTGAATTTTATAGAAGACAATAAATTGACAGAAGAGGATTTAGACGATTTAAAAAAAATATTAAATGATAGGGATTAGGATCTTATGTTTAAGTTTATTATTTTATATAAATGGGTATTATATTTATCACTTCTAGCTAGTTTTTTAATAATATTTTTTCTAGCTGCTAAAAAAGTTTTAAAACAGAGATTGAGAATAGAAGTTCAATATATTATTGGAATTCTGATTTTGGTAAGACTTATTGTACCGGCTTTACCTAAGAGTTCACTTAGCATATTTAACATAATGCCGTTTTACTTTAATAGACCTCCTGTTACCTCGGCAATAGATAAATTTGACTATGATCAGTATCTTACTGAGAGTGTAAGTGAGGAAAGTGTAGGTAGTGCTAAAGGTGAGACTGATTATGCTTACTTAAATCCAAGTATTATTAGGGATACATTTAACATACCCGAATCATATATGCAAGTCACATTTGAAATATGGTATGTAGGTTTTATTTTAGGCATGATTTATATGCTTATGTCATATGTGACATGTTTGAAAAAAGTAAGTAAGTATGAATCAATAAGGGATAAAAGAATTATTGATATTTTGAAAAAGTGCAAAAACAATATGAATATAAAGAAGAATATAAATGTTGTACAAGGAATAGATATAAAAAGCCCAGCAATTTTTGGTATGATCGCACCTAAGATATTGATGCCCTTAACTGTGATTAAATGTATGAATGACAATGATATTAAAAATATATTTTTACACGAACTTTCGCACTATAAGAAAAAAGATATTTTTGTAAATTATGTTATCGGAATAACTAGAGTAATTTATTGGTTTAATCCTATTATATGGTATTTCACAAATGAAATGAAAAAGGATATGGAATTGTCCTGTGATTCTATAGCTCTTAATTATATAGAATCTGAGAAGACCAAGGAATATGGATATACTA contains:
- a CDS encoding M56 family metallopeptidase encodes the protein MFKFIILYKWVLYLSLLASFLIIFFLAAKKVLKQRLRIEVQYIIGILILVRLIVPALPKSSLSIFNIMPFYFNRPPVTSAIDKFDYDQYLTESVSEESVGSAKGETDYAYLNPSIIRDTFNIPESYMQVTFEIWYVGFILGMIYMLMSYVTCLKKVSKYESIRDKRIIDILKKCKNNMNIKKNINVVQGIDIKSPAIFGMIAPKILMPLTVIKCMNDNDIKNIFLHELSHYKKKDIFVNYVIGITRVIYWFNPIIWYFTNEMKKDMELSCDSIALNYIESEKTKEYGYTMIDLIKYSKFVKKSRVSMAVGISVDAKYMAKRISMIKKFERISPKAIVSSIIVFCFCILIMLTEAKINNVFSQDALNKQITSKYVVDELGINRIEDNTSYPYECDLEVLGNWKSVDIVDNISDFKKDKRQWKDNMYIKEIKFFNGGATDKSWLTWTKGIVIDKSDKLSSEYVIKNIDGKIYMFFRWKNGDYAFGCRKPVYYVLKKV